A DNA window from Bubalus bubalis isolate 160015118507 breed Murrah chromosome 20, NDDB_SH_1, whole genome shotgun sequence contains the following coding sequences:
- the IDH2 gene encoding isocitrate dehydrogenase [NADP], mitochondrial codes for MAGYLRVVRSLCRASGSGSAWAPAALTAPNLQEQPRRHYADKRIKVAKPVVEMDGDEMTRIIWQFIKEKLILPHVDVQLKYFDLGLPNRDQTNDQVTVDSALATQKYSVAVKCATITPDEARVEEFKLKKMWKSPNGTIRNILGGTVFREPIICKNIPRLVPGWTKPITIGRHAHGDQYKATDFVVDRAGTFKVVFTPKDGSGPKEWEVYNFPAGGVGMGMYNTDESISGFAHSCFQYAIQKKWPLYMSTKNTILKAYDGRFKDIFQAIFEKHYKTEFDKHKIWYEHRLIDDMVAQVLKSSGGFVWACKNYDGDVQSDILAQGFGSLGLMTSVLVCPDGKTIEAEAAHGTVTRHFREHQKGRPTSTNPIASIFAWTRGLEHRGKLDGNQDLIRFAQTLEKVCVETVESGAMTKDLAGCIHGLSNVKLNEHFLNTSDFLDTIKSNLDRALGQQ; via the exons ATGGCTGGTTACCTGCGGGTCGTACGCTCGCTCTGCAGAGCCTCTGGCTCCGGGTCGGCCTGGGCGCCAGCAGCCTTGACAGCCCCCAACTTGCAAGAGCAGCCGCGGCGCCACT ATGCCGACAAGAGGATCAAGGTGGCGAAGCCAGTGGTGGAGATGGACGGCGATGAGATGACCCGTATTATCTGGCAGTTCATCAAGGAGAAG CTCATCCTGCCCCACGTGGACGTCCAGCTCAAGTATTTCGACCTGGGGCTCCCGAACCGTGACCAGACCAATGACCAGGTCACCGTCGACTCCGCGTTGGCCACCCAGAAGTACAGTGTGGCTGTGAAGTGCGCTACCATCACCCCTGACGAGGCCCGTGTGGAAG AGTTCAAGCTGAAGAAGATGTGGAAGAGCCCCAATGGAACCATCCGGAACATCCTCGGGGGAACTGTCTTCCGGGAGCCCATCATCTGTAAGAACATCCCGCGTCTCGTCCCTGGCTGGACCAAGCCCATCACCATTGGCAGGCATGCCCACGGCGACCAG TACAAAGCCACAGACTTTGTGGTTGACCGGGCTGGCACATTCAAGGTGGTCTTCACCCCAAAGGATGGCAGCGGCCCTAAGGAATGGGAGGTGTACAACTTTCCCGCTGGTGGCGTGGGCATGGGCATGTACAACACGGATGAG TCCATCTCAGGTTTTGCGCACAGCTGCTTCCAGTATGCCATCCAGAAGAAGTGGCCGCTCTACATGAGCACCAAGAACACCATCCTGAAAGCCTACGACGGGCGCTTCAAGGACATCTTCCAGGCCATCTTTGAGAA GCACTACAAGACTGAATTCGACAAACATAAGATCTGGTACGAGCACCGGCTCATTGATGACATGGTGGCTCAGGTCCTCAAGTCCTCGGGCGGCTTTGTGTGGGCCTGCAAGAACTACGACGGAGACGTGCAGTCGGACATCCTGGCCCAGG GCTTTGGCTCCCTTGGTCTGATGACGTCCGTGCTGGTCTGCCCGGATGGGAAGACCATTGAGGCTGAGGCTGCTCATGGCACGGTTACCCGCCACTTTCGGGAGCACCAGAAG GGCCGGCCGACCAGCACCAACCCCATCGCCAGCATCTTTGCCTGGACACGTGGCCTAGAACACCGGGGCAAGTTGGACGGGAACCAGGACCTCATCAG GTTCGCCCAGACCCTGGAGAAGGTGTGTGTCGAGACAGTGGAGAGTGGAGCCATGACCAaggacctggcaggctgcatCCACGGCCTCAGCAA CGTGAAGCTGAACGAACACTTCCTGAACACCTCGGACTTCCTGGACACCATCAAGAGCAACCTGGACAGAGCTCTGGGCCAGCAGTAG